One Cololabis saira isolate AMF1-May2022 chromosome 12, fColSai1.1, whole genome shotgun sequence DNA window includes the following coding sequences:
- the LOC133457172 gene encoding nuclear receptor subfamily 1 group D member 2-like — MDNSPGGGVILYAGSSGSSSPSPGSPSSGYQTQSPSSSHSQPSSPEEVTFTEIGALKKGRTGRCNTPSSKLVFQFPDVYNSPSGAATPQHSYAHPFAGKRPCGFAGAFTKTGGMVLLCKVCGDIASGFHYGVHACEGCKGFFRRSIQQNINYKMCVKNENCLIMRMNRNRCQHCRFKKCLAVGMSRDAVRFGRIPKREKQRLLEEMQSYMNSLNESGAMEVDPSPRDNLISTDDCNSKEAIGAISRAYRDIFTSNSSNHERSSSRANITNNNNNNTLPFSQDASFLQVSSHPSLAQSYQSCPVAPATVCPVASNHNQHSFPNVDNNHYSHSVSTNQNHNQSNAATSQRSTSANHNNGGVQNQSTCPWKLAPGAKVLACPLNACPVSGSERSSQEIWESFSQCFTPAVKEVVEFAKGIPGFLELSQQDQVMLLKSGTFQVLMVRFCSLFNAAERTVTFLNGQTYPLSTLRALGMGSLLDAMFEFSDKLGSLGLEPDEMALFMAVVLVSADRSGISDMGAVEQLQEGLIRALRSLITRRRPDDSALFPKLLLRLPDLRTLNNLHSEKLLAFRIDP; from the exons GAGTCATCCTGTATGCAGGATCCTCTGGCAGTTCAAGCCCAAGCCCTGGTAGCCCCTCTAGTGGGTACCAGACACagtcaccttcatcatcacactccCAGCCTTCGTCTCCAGAGGAGGTTACTTTCACTGAAATTGGGGCACTGAAGAAGGGGAGGACAGGTCGGTGCAACACTCCATCCTCCAAACTGGTGTTCCAGTTCCCAGATGTCTACAACAGCCCCTCAGGAGCAGCTACTCCACAGCATTCCTATGCACACCCCTTCGCAGGAAAGAGGCCCTGCGGGTTTGCCGGAGCTTTCACCA AAACAGGTGGAATGGTCCTTCTTTGCAAAGTTTGTGGTGACATCGCATCTGGATTCCACTATGGAGTGCATGCATGCGAGGGCTGCAAG GGTTTTTTCCGCCGTAGCATCCAGCAGAACATCAACTACAAGATGTGCGTCAAGAATGAAAACTGTCTGATTATGCGCATGAACCGTAACCGGTGCCAGCACTGCCGTTTCAAGAAATGCCTCGCCGTTGGAATGTCAAGAGACG CCGTGCGTTTTGGCCGTATcccaaagagagaaaaacagaggctTCTTGAAGAGATGCAGAGCTACATGAACAGTCTAAATGAGTCGGGCGCCATGGAGGTGGACCCTTCACCACGGGATAATCTCATCAGCACAGATGATTGTAACTCAAAAGAGGCCATCGGGGCCATTTCCAGAGCCTACCGTGACATCTTcaccagcaacagcagcaaccACGAACGATCATCCAGCAGGGCCAACatcaccaacaacaacaacaacaacacgttGCCGTTTTCTCAGGATGCTAGTTTTCTTCAAGTGTCATCTCACCCCAGTCTTGCCCAGAGTTATCAGTCTTGCCCTGTTGCCCCTGCTACAGTATGCCCTGTTGCCTCTAATCACAACCAGCATTCATTTCCCAATGTGGACAACAATCACTATTCCCATTCAGTATCAACAAATCAGAATCATAACCAGTCAAATGCTGCAACATCTCAAAGGAGCACCTCTGCCAACCATAACAATGGAGGTGTCCAAAACCAGTCAACTTGCCCATGGAAATTAGCACCAGGTGCTAAAGTGCTG GCCTGTCCTCTTAATGCATGCCCTGTGTCAGGGTCAGAACGCTCAAGTCAAGAAATATGGGAGTCCTTCTCTCAGTGTTTCACCCCTGCTGTCAAGGAGGTGGTAGAGTTTGCCAAGGGCATCCCTGGATTCCTAGAGCTAAGCCAGCAAGACCAAGTCATGTTGCTAAAATCCGGCACCTTCCAG gttCTTATGGTAAGGTTTTGTAGCTTGTTCAATGCGGCGGAACGTACAGTGACCTTCTTGAACGGCCAAACGTACCCTCTGTCTACTTTGCGGGCCTTGGGCATGGGCTCGCTGTTGGATGCAATGTTTGAATTTAGCGACAAGTTGGGATCCCTGGGGCTAGAGCCAGACGAGATGGCCCTCTTCATGGCTGTTGTGCTAGTATCTGCAG ACCGCTCTGGCATCTCGGACATGGGAGCTGTGGAGCAGCTACAGGAGGGTCTCATCCGTGCCCTTCGGTCACTGATCACACGCCGCCGCCCAGATGACTCAGCACTCTTCCCCAAACTGCTTTTGCGCCTGCCAGACCTGAGAACCCTCAACAATCTGCACTCTGAGAAACTTTTGGCCTTTCGCATTGACCCATGA
- the mfsd5 gene encoding molybdate-anion transporter — protein sequence MLVTAYLAVIFLLALCVGLELTARRLTPPQSAPTAVANPAFRRFQTVFLRAYLLALWADWLQGPYLYKLYRHYSFLESQIAILYVCGLASCVLFAPFSGWLPQALGRRQMCLLFCLCYSACCLTKLSRDYFVLIVGRILGGLSTSLLATTFEAWYVHRHVEIHDFPKEWIPSTFTKAATWNHGLAVGAGLVANLLAEWLHLGPVAPFLLAVPCLGFCGWVVLTDWGKEEAEGGPEGDKQTLLLGTPNGGVTRLPTKSRFWRSCYEGLRCLLSDRRVLLLGGVQALFESVLYIFIFLWTPVLDPHGPPLGIVFSCLMAASMVGSLLYRLATSTRYRLQPGHLLCVAVLMAFFSFFMLTFSTAPGQPRPHESFLAFLLLELACGLYFPAVSFLQGRVIPEEKRAGVLAWFRLPLHLLACLGLLALHGEVSGTGGGEGGSGTRHMFGGCAVMMLAALMAVVSLFTLGRNDADLRLEGSRGEGEL from the coding sequence ATGTTGGTGACAGCGTACCTGGCTGTCATTTTCCTCCTGGCTCTTTGTGTGGGACTGGAGCTCACAGCCCGCCGCCTCACACCTCCTCAGTCTGCTCCCACGGCTGTGGCCAACCCAGCTTTCCGTCGTTTCCAGACTGTATTCCTGCGGGCGTACCTGCTGGCTTTGTGGGCGGACTGGCTCCAGGGTCCCTACCTCTACAAACTTTACCGCCACTACAGTTTCCTGGAATCTCAGATAGCCATTTTATATGTGTGTGGTCTGGCTTCCTGCGTTCTGTTTGCCCCTTTTTCAGGCTGGCTCCCTCAAGCCCTGGGTCGCAGACAGATGTGTCTTCTCTTCTGCCTGTGTTACTCAGCTTGCTGTCTCACTAAGCTGTCCAGAGACTACTTTGTTTTGATCGTGGGCCGTATTCTAGGAGGTTTGTCCACATCCCTGCTCGCCACCACATTTGAAGCCTGGTATGTGCACCGACACGTAGAAATCCATGACTTTCCCAAGGAGTGGATCCCCAGCACCTTCACCAAAGCTGCTACCTGGAACCATGGACTTGCTGTGGGAGCAGGGCTGGTGGCTAACTTGCTTGCTGAGTGGCTCCATTTGGGTCCAGTGGCTCCGTTTCTCCTGGCAGTCCCCTGCTTGGGTTTCTGTGGGTGGGTTGTACTAACAGACTGGGGAAAAGAAGAGGCTGAAGGAGGTCCTGAAGGAGACAAACAGACTCTGCTACTTGGCACTCCAAATGGAGGTGTAACCCGTTTACCTACAAAAAGCAGGTTTTGGCGTAGCTGCTATGAGGGGCTGCGCTGCCTGCTGTCAGACAGGAGAGTCCTGCTCTTGGGTGGAGTCCAGGCTCTGTTTGAAAGTGTCctttatattttcatttttctgtggaCTCCGGTACTAGACCCCCATGGACCTCCTTTGGGAATAGTTTTCTCTTGCCTGATGGCTGCAAGTATGGTTGGCTCCTTGCTGTACCGCCTAGCCACTTCAACACGCTACCGTCTGCAGCCGGGACATCTCCTCTGCGTCGCTGTACTCATGgcattcttctcttttttcatgttAACATTTTCCACTGCACCAGGACAGCCTAGGCCTCACGAGTCCTTCCTGGCCTTCTTGCTGCTCGAGTTGGCCTGTGGTCTGTACTTCCCTGCAGTTAGTTTTCTTCAGGGCAGGGTGATCCCAGAGGAAAAGCGAGCCGGTGTACTGGCCTGGTTCCGGTTGCCTCTGCACCTGCTGGCCTGCCTAGGACTGCTGGCCCTTCATGGGGAAGTATCAGGAACAGGAGGAGGGGAAGGGGGTAGTGGCACCAGACACATGTTCGGAGGCTGCGCTGTTATGATGCTGGCAGCACTGATGGCTGTTGTTAGTCTTTTCACACTGGGCAGAAATGACGCAGACCTGAGGCTGGAGGGAAGCCGAGGAGAGGGAGAGCTGTAG
- the LOC133456481 gene encoding protein lifeguard 2-like, giving the protein MTQGKLSLANKAANGSTSEQAMGAPAPPTYEEATAGVSAPCYNDVEMLTEFTWDDCNIRRVFIRKVYTILLVQLLVTFAIVALFTFCDPVKDYIQANPGWYWASYAVFFVTYLTLSCCSAPRRQFPWNLILLAIFTLSLSYMTGMLSSFYNTKSVVMCLGITAAVCLAVTVFSFQTKLDVTSYQGVLFIFCMVMFISGLVLAIVLPFQYVPWLDAVYSVLGAILFTMFLAFDTQLLMGNKRYTLSPEEYVFATLSIYLDIVYIFSFFLQIFGTKRE; this is encoded by the exons ATGACACAGGGCAAG TTATCACTTGCCAACAAGGCCGCCAATGGCTCCACCAGTGAACAGGCCATGGGGGCGCCAGCGCCCCCCACGTACGAGGAAGCAACCGCTG GTGTCAGTGCTCCTTGCTACAATGATGTTGAGATGCTAACCGAGTTCACCTGGGATGATTGCAACATCAGAAGAGTCTTTATTCGTAAG GTGTACACAATCTTGTTGGTTCAGCTTTTGGTCACTTTTGCTATTGTGGCTCTTTTCACATTCTG TGACCCTGTGAAGGACTACATCCAGGCCAACCCCGGGTGGTACTGGGCCTCGTA CGCCGTATTCTTCGTCACTTATCTGACTCTATCATGCTGCTCTGCACCAAG GAGACAGTTTCCATGGAATCTCATTCTGCTGGCCATTTTT ACCCTGTCCCTCTCCTACATGACAGGGATGTTGTCCAG CTTCTATAACACTAAGTCAGTGGTGATGTGCCTGGGCATCACAGCAGCAGTCTGTCTCGCGGTCACAGTCTTCAGCTTCCAAACGAAG TTGGATGTGACTTCATACCAAGGAGTACTCTTTATCTTCTGCATGGTCATGTTCATCTCTGGCCTGGTGTTAGCCATCGTCCTCCCTTTTCAATAC GTTCCTTGGTTGGATGCCGTATATTCTGTGCTGGGAGCCATATTATTCACAATG TTTTTAGCATTTGACACCCAACTCCTCATGGGAAACAAGCGATATACCCTGAGTCCAGAGGAATACGTCTTTGCGACTCTCAGCATCTACCTTGATATCGTGTAcatcttctccttcttcctgCAAATCTTTGGAACAAAGCGGGAATAA
- the senp1 gene encoding sentrin-specific protease 1, giving the protein MLNKIYGWLETSLGNLRNGEPAEEEYSHGHPAPGLAPARRKRPIECLEEDDTIDQEVLMVKKSRMGDLIDSVKTAAEGVKSHSTSMATWMRNNVSPNLRNILSTSSDSHPGEPQPSTSGAIWTGRPIVERNSLDETFAAPSTTLDWKTSKSEWLRNDKTIMGSKVCRRQVCMSPTHREVPKTNGHSVNMSPPTTPQLPFPRLGRPLNVRSCGTSSLCGGVGSSRSSCTSMYEKTFPIKMVQTTTHSTLSSRQRGTKSHCTAQESVHEEEREIYRQLLTMVSGGHSSFLQNGSSHTIVRSHRDFTSFLTSCRPLRISSPTGSAGAGTSERASSPPSPRGMSSQCSSNLHSPVGASLKPGIQMWSQDSDINSSRAAALTSAPSPSALQDNTSQDTQSSIHDGDSVIIVHEKKSKRQDSSSVPYFQAELWIKELSSMYDCRARERRRQIEEQEALAARLLKQRLSDEGQRSPDVEVHVRVPLEKEVPVTRVTEKPRPLDEAPEFPEFTEEMDIEIRGLMRGGNPHEVLSEGFGLSLTRKDLQTLSNLNWLNDEVINFYMNLLVERSKKPSLPSVNTFNTFFYPKLRSSGYSAVRRWTKKMDIFAKDLLLVPVHLGMHWCLSVVDFRKKSVMYFDSMGGTNLDACLTLLEYLQHECKDKKGKEMVTEGWILHSKDQNEIPQQMNGSDCGMFTCKYADYITKDKPITFTQKHMPYFRRRMVWEILNRRLL; this is encoded by the exons ATGTTGAATAAAATCTACGGGTGGCTCGAGACCAGCCTGGGTAATCTCCGCAACGGTGAGCCGGCTGAGGAGGAGTACTCACACGGACACCCGGCACCGGGGCTCGCTCCAGCACGGAGGAAAAGACCCATTGAATG TTTGGAGGAGGACGATACCATCGACCAAGAAGTCTTAATGGTTAAGAAGTCACGAATGG GTGATCTTATTGATTCAGTCAAGACTGCAGCTGAAGGAGTAAAGAGTCATAGTACCAGTATGGCTACGTGGATGAGGAATAATGTAAGCCCGAATTTGAGAAATATTCTTTCTACCTCTTCTGATTCTCATCCTGGAGAGCCACAGCCTTCAACATCAGGAGCAATCTGGACAGGGAGGCCG ATTGTTGAGAGGAACTCTTTGGATGAGACATTTGCTGCTCCCTCAACAACCTTGGACTGGAAAACATCCAAATCAG AGTGGTTGCGTAATGATAAAACCATTATGGGATCAAAAGTCTGCAGGCGACAGGTGTGCATGAGTCCCACACATCGTGAGGTGCCAAAAACAAATGGACACTCGGTCAACATGTCACCCCCCACCACCCCTCAATTGCCCTTCCCAAGGTTAGGGAGGCCCCTTAACGTCAGATCATGTGGAACTTCAag TTTGTGTGGTGGAGTGGGTTCGTCGAGAAGCTCCTGCACCAGCATGTATGAGAAGACCTTTCCCATTAAAATGGTGCAGACCACGACTCACAGCACTCTGTCGAGTCGCCAACGCGGGACCAAATCCCACTGCACAGCACAGGAG TCTGTGCATGAAGAGGAGAGGGAAATCTACAGGCAGCTTCTGACCATGGTTTCTGGGGGTCATTCGTCTTTCCTTCAGAACGGCAGCTCACACACCATTGTGAGGTCACACCGAGATTT CACCagcttcctcaccagctgcagACCACTACGAATCTCTTCACCAACTGGGTCAGCAGGAGCAGGAACTTCAGAGCGAGCCAGTAGCCCTCCCAGCCCCAGAGGGATGTCTAGCCAGTGCTCCAGCAACCTCCACAGCCCAGTGGGAGCTTCCCTTAAGCCAGGAATCCAGATGTGGTCTCAAGACTCAGACATCAACTCCAGCAGAGCAGCTGCACTCACATCTGCTCCTTCCCCATCAGCTTTACAGGACAACACCTCTCAGGACACACAGTCATCAA ttcATGATGGCGACTCTGTAATTATAGTTcatgagaaaaaaagtaaaaggcaGGACAGTTCCAG tGTGCCATATTTCCAAGCTGAATTATGGATCAAGGAATT GAGCAGTATGTATGACTGTCGAGCGAGAGAAAGACGGAGACAAATAGAAGAGCAGGAGGCCCTGGCTGCCCGGCTGCTGAAACAG CGCTTGTCTGACGAGGGACAACGCAGCCCAGATGTGGAAGTCCATGTTCGAGTTCCTTTGGAGAAAGAGGTCCCTGTGACTCGTGTGACAGAAAAACCAAGGCCTTTGGATGAGGCACCAGAATTTCCTGAATTCACGGAG gaaatggatattgaaataaGAGGGCTGATGAGAGGGGGTAATCCTCATGAAGTTTTAAGTGAAGGTTTTGGTCTCAGCCTTACACGAAAAGACCTGCAAACGCTCAGCAACCTCAACTGGCTCAACGATGAG GTGATCAACTTTTACATGAACCTGCTGGTTGAACGGAGCAAGAAACCAAGCCTGCCATCTGTCAATACGTTCAACACTTTTTTCTACCCTAAGCTGCGCAGCAGCGGCTATTCTGCTGTTCGCCGCTGGACCAAAAAGATGGACATCTTTGCTAAAGACTTACTGTTGGTCCCTGTCCACTTGGGGATGCATTGGTGCCTCTCT GTGGTGGATTTCCGCAAAAAGTCTGTCATGTACTTTGATTCTATGGGAGGAACCAATCTTGACGCTTGCCTGACATTACT TGAATACCTTCAACATGAATGTAAGGACAAGAAGGGCAAAGAAATGGTTACGGAAGGCTGGATTCTGCACAGCAAAGACCAGAAT GAAATCCCACAGCAGATGAATGGTAGCGACTGTGGAATGTTCACATGTAAATATGCAGATTACATTACCAAAGACAAGCCTATCACATTCACACAG AAACACATGCCCTACTTCAGAAGAAGAATGGTTTGGGAGATTTTGAACCGCAGGCTTTTGTGA